ATTTGTTGCGTTCTAGAACACTCTTAAGATTTATTTGACCTAATCTTTCTAAAAGTTACTAGTTTGACTTCTATTTCCTGTCATGTGACTCATCTCTCTAAGTTAATATCACCTACATGTTGCTTAAAATTGTTGACAGTAGAAAAATGTCATACTCGTGCTTTAAAAGATACTGTTTAATTTTATATGCATTCCCGAGCCATCACCCGTGCATTTATACATTTAATTCCCATGAAATGAGATAATGACAAAGATTCTCTTCCATTATTGTGTTTAGATTGTACAAAATGAGATTTGGGGACCACCAAACTACTTTGACTGGTCCAATGGAAGGACATTGCGAGCTTGACCTAACCATTAAGCCCAGTGGAGGTGCTGATGTTGGTCGGACGCATCTGGATTATGTTCAGTTTCCTCGGCAAGGCATAGAAGTAACTTGCCAGTCCCACCAAAATAAGTATGATAATGAAAGCAATGTGATTGTTGGTAGTACACATTTTAATGGCTCAGTATCCAAAACCGATGCAAATTTGATTGATGTCAGAAATGATGCATATAAGTTCCTTAGAGTATCAGAATGGTCTCATCCTGCAGGGAATGCAGATTATCACAAATCACAATTGGGCATGGATTTCACTCAAATTAGAGAGGAGACTGCCTCATATCATCTGGCTGGGTCATGTAGACCAGAAGCTAAAGCTAGCAAGTCAGAGATGCGTGGAAACTTTTCTAATTCAGGATGCAGGACATCTATGCTATCACCTGTTGAGACTGCTAGTGAAAAAGGAAATGAGAATGACGTGAATGCCACTGCTCTTGGATTTGGAATAGGTGATGGGAGTTTTCTGAGACTTGCTATTGGAGGTGGTCCAGAAACCAGATCCAATAGTAATTTTAGTATTCGGGAAATTTCCAGTAAATTAGAGGAAGTGGGTTCCTCCCCACATCACAATTATCATTCTCAGAAAACTGCAGGGTACCCCTTGAATCATGCTCAATCCACGGATAGAGCTGCAAGAGTACAGTTTAATGCTGGTGGGTTGTCAAACATGGTCAGCAGGACATCCACTTGTGAAGGTGGTGGGCTTTTTACTGGTGCCAATGGCTTGATAGGATCTAACCCATGTTCCAGTTCACAGATTCCACAAGTTAATGTACAGAGGGATTTTTCTTTCTGTGCTGATCATAGTTCAGGTTTGCGACATGATCAGAATCCTTTGCCATTGCCTTATAGTAGAACTTTTATGTCTCATCCTGGATATGCTGTGCCATCACTCTTGGAGTCACAACTAACCAAGCCCACTTATTTCACAAGTCAATCAGTGTCTGTTCAGCATCAGAATTATTCTGGAAAAAGTTCCATTAATGTCTCACCAGAATCGTTTTCAAGATTCCCTATTGACTGGCAAAGAGGAAACTCTGTGAGCCATTCACAATTGCGTGAGTCATAACTGTCACTTTAATTTTGCTGTATTCAAGTTCAAGGACGCAATTTGCCTTTTATGTCATCTTTTTATTGTTATGAAGGAAAGTCTTATCTGAAATTTAGGATGTAATAAGCAAAGCCTATTATGCATATGTTTTTCTATATTTATTGAAGGGAATAGTAGTACACCAGATAGACTTAGATACATTGAAAGAAACACCGTTTCTGC
This Primulina eburnea isolate SZY01 chromosome 2, ASM2296580v1, whole genome shotgun sequence DNA region includes the following protein-coding sequences:
- the LOC140822939 gene encoding uncharacterized protein, coding for MRFGDHQTTLTGPMEGHCELDLTIKPSGGADVGRTHLDYVQFPRQGIEVTCQSHQNKYDNESNVIVGSTHFNGSVSKTDANLIDVRNDAYKFLRVSEWSHPAGNADYHKSQLGMDFTQIREETASYHLAGSCRPEAKASKSEMRGNFSNSGCRTSMLSPVETASEKGNENDVNATALGFGIGDGSFLRLAIGGGPETRSNSNFSIREISSKLEEVGSSPHHNYHSQKTAGYPLNHAQSTDRAARVQFNAGGLSNMVSRTSTCEGGGLFTGANGLIGSNPCSSSQIPQVNVQRDFSFCADHSSGLRHDQNPLPLPYSRTFMSHPGYAVPSLLESQLTKPTYFTSQSVSVQHQNYSGKSSINVSPESFSRFPIDWQRGNSVSHSQLRKLNPLTGGRQTQISNGVPFPVSVEPHGNAASITEGSSTNAANIGSFQTSIQPSGQLFSPQNVSATEAHGYRLFPGRRGFPVSKGSTVQSVVSNPFPRRLGVQPINIAAARVGERPSQTGLDSRINYLGHTVPSGQHVRVMPSHLSKDFHKAAQFGAQPQALPIPHHRSLKRCAIENSTATLPNNRRKIIPGPIIHGSVPQQRKWSPAPVPTPAQIPSAPFHIKFQGFDVPPKPCGYNCFLCKRDLLFTAEGPVYQPAAPPAVAVLPCGHTFHDSCLQRITPEDQSKHPTCIPCATGET